CCGCCTGCGCAATAAAACGCTGCAACTTTTCCGCCTTGAAAAGCGGATCCACATGAATGTCGCTAAAGAAAATCGCGGTGAACCCTTCCGTATATTGAGATGGCAAATCCACCGTCAGGTCCATCATCTTGTAGTCGTCATTGTGCGGCACGCCGTAAGCGAACATCGCAAGCGCAATCCCCACCGTAACGCCCAAAAGCCCGCGGCTCACGCGGCGGACAAAATGCCTGCTCAAGTGGTGCGGCTGCGTGAAGTAGTAACCGATGCGGTAAAGCGTCCAGGGAATGTAGAACAAAAGCGCATTGGGAAGCCACACCGCAAAAAACGCGACGGCAACACTCCCCGCCCATGTATCGCGGAACGTCATCGACAGGAACAGCAGCACCAGCACCGACAGGGCAATAATCCGCCCCGCCTTTCCCTTGGCAAGGGTGCTCAGGTTGACATAGACCAGGGCGAGCGCCGCAAGCAGTACGAATAAAAAAGCGATCATAACGCTCTACTTCAACTCCAGGTAGAACTTGCTCTTGGCGGTCATATAGTACGGATACAGCCACAACGCCGCAATGCCGAAGGTAAAGCAGCACAGCAGCCCCCAAGCCCAGAAACGGGCCTGCAAGCAGAAAAATTCCCAACGGTGACCGTACATCATTTCCTTGCTCGCGGTAATGGCCTGCAGCGGAGTATATTCAGGATGTTCGACAAGGACCAATTCCGTCATCGTGTAGGAATACGATTTCATGATGCCCGGGACGACCAAAAGCAGGAACCACAACATAAGCATAAAGTATTGAATCATTTCCGTAATCACAATCTTCAGGAAATATTCCACGCTGCGGTATCCCAGGAACAGCCGTGCATAAGAAGGCTCAGCCTTCAGCGCCAAATCCAAATAGCAAGCGACAAGTCCTATCCACAAAACCCATGTAAACGGCGTACAGATGATTTCCCAGGCATGATAGATCGCGGAGCCTTCTTCCATAAAGAATTGCGGAGTCGAGATTCCCATAACGACTGCCAGGAACAATATCAAAGTCAAGGCGCCGTAAAGCCAGCGACCGCTCATCGCATTCCAGGCGAATTCTTTAATTTCCCTATTGCTCATGGAGCGAGCGCAGTTCAATTCCGCTCCCCACTGATTTCCTTCGTTTTCCATATATTCCTTTCTTATAGAGGTCGTTATGACAATAAACTTAATAAATTAAATTTTTTCCACAGCCAGCCTTCCCTAAACAGAGCTTCAAATTATCCTTCAAAATAGGCACTTTATCGTCTATTTCTAATTTTATGTTGTTTGAACAGGGGAAATAAATTATCTTGTTGTGCAGAGATGAGCGGAGTATCAAAAAGGGATAGAATGGTGTATTTTAGTCATAAGGTATCCGCGATACCGATTATTTTAGCCGCACTATTCGCTGCAGGCTGTTATGACCATACCTACGACTATTCCGACTTCGACAATCACGATTCCAGAAGAGCCATCGCTTACCACGATTCATCCGATATTTTCACCGCCCTGTCAGGAAATTTTTCGCTGGAGAAGCCCCTGGTTCCCAAGACTCTGACGATTACAGCGCTTGACCAGAAGCTCGACGAATTCGACATCTACGAAGCCAGCATCCACAAGGACGATTCCGGCAGATACACTTTCACATCGGATTCCAGTTTCTATCCAACCTCATTCGCCAAGCTTACATTCACCTGCACACGCAGCGCCTCGCCCGACGCAAAGGAACTGACGTTCGAGGAATATGTCGACTTTGGGCGCTACCCCTCGCCAAGTATCAATCTGCTCGGCGCCCTCGAAAGCAAGCGCGTCAAGTACCTGGTGCAAGAAGACGGTTTTTACCTGAACAATGCCAAGAAAAAGGCCTCGCGCGAAATTTTCAGGATGTTCGGTATGGTGTGGCAAGAGGGAATAGATTTTGAATCCGACAGTGTCAAGTTCGAGGCCCTGAAAATCATGCCCTACATTCTGGCATCAACAGGCGATTCCGACTCGGCGTTTGCGGCCACCTTTGAAACGATG
This window of the Fibrobacter sp. UWH4 genome carries:
- a CDS encoding DUF975 family protein codes for the protein MENEGNQWGAELNCARSMSNREIKEFAWNAMSGRWLYGALTLILFLAVVMGISTPQFFMEEGSAIYHAWEIICTPFTWVLWIGLVACYLDLALKAEPSYARLFLGYRSVEYFLKIVITEMIQYFMLMLWFLLLVVPGIMKSYSYTMTELVLVEHPEYTPLQAITASKEMMYGHRWEFFCLQARFWAWGLLCCFTFGIAALWLYPYYMTAKSKFYLELK